Proteins encoded together in one Streptomyces umbrinus window:
- the dxs gene encoding 1-deoxy-D-xylulose-5-phosphate synthase has product MPLLTRIRGPRDLDRLSLEQLDQLAGEIRTFLVEEVSKTGGHLGPNLGVVELTIALHRVFESPRDRILWDTGHQSYVHKLLTGRQDFSKLKMKGGLSGYPSQAESEHDVIENSHASTVLGWADGLAKANEVLRKEDHVVAVIGDGALTGGMAWEALNNIADAKDRPLVIVVNDNERSYAPTIGGLANHLATLRTTDGYERFLARGKDILERTPVVGKPLYETLHGAKKGLKDFIAPQGMFEDLGLKYVGPIDGHDIEALESALVRAKRFGGPVIVHCLTEKGRGYQPALQDEADRFHAVGKIHPDTGLPIASSGADWTSVFGEEMVKLGKEREDVVAITAAMLQPVGLDKFAKAFPDRVYDVGIAEQHAAVSAAGLATGGLHPVFAVYATFLNRAFDQVLMDVALHKCGVTFVLDRAGITGTDGASHNGMWDMSILQVVPGLRLAAPRDADQVRAQLREAVEVTDAPTVVRFSKGAVGPAVPAVGRIGGMDVLRAPGTDAPDVLLVSVGALAPMCLEIAGLLDKQGISTTVVDPRWVKPVDEAMAPLAEQHRVVVTVEDNSRVGGVGSAVAQALRDAGVDVPLRDFGIPPRFLDHASRKEVLAEIGLTAPDIARQVTGLVSKLDGLPHSRLRSSGGTPTEQPHATVESARD; this is encoded by the coding sequence GTGCCGCTGCTGACCCGCATCAGGGGACCGCGCGATCTGGACCGGCTCAGCCTGGAGCAGCTGGACCAGCTGGCAGGCGAGATCCGGACCTTCCTCGTCGAAGAGGTCTCCAAGACCGGCGGCCACCTCGGCCCGAACCTCGGTGTCGTGGAGCTCACCATCGCGCTGCACCGCGTCTTCGAGTCCCCGAGGGACAGAATCCTCTGGGACACGGGACACCAGTCCTATGTGCACAAGCTGCTCACGGGCCGCCAGGACTTCTCGAAGCTGAAGATGAAGGGCGGCCTGTCCGGCTACCCCTCGCAGGCGGAGTCCGAGCACGACGTCATCGAGAACTCGCACGCCTCCACGGTCCTCGGCTGGGCCGACGGCCTCGCGAAAGCCAACGAGGTCCTCCGAAAAGAGGACCACGTCGTCGCCGTCATCGGCGACGGAGCCCTCACCGGCGGCATGGCCTGGGAGGCGCTCAACAACATCGCCGACGCCAAGGACCGCCCCCTCGTCATCGTCGTCAACGACAACGAGCGGTCGTACGCCCCCACCATCGGCGGCCTCGCCAACCACCTGGCGACTCTGCGCACCACCGACGGCTACGAGCGTTTCCTGGCCCGGGGCAAGGACATCCTGGAGCGCACCCCCGTCGTCGGGAAGCCGCTCTACGAGACCCTGCACGGCGCCAAGAAGGGCCTCAAGGACTTCATCGCCCCGCAGGGCATGTTCGAGGACCTGGGCCTGAAGTACGTCGGCCCCATCGACGGCCACGACATCGAGGCACTGGAGTCCGCGCTCGTCCGCGCCAAGCGCTTCGGCGGCCCGGTCATCGTGCACTGCCTCACCGAGAAGGGCCGCGGCTACCAGCCCGCCCTCCAGGACGAGGCGGACCGCTTCCACGCCGTCGGCAAGATCCACCCCGACACGGGCCTGCCGATCGCCTCCTCCGGCGCCGACTGGACGTCCGTCTTCGGCGAGGAGATGGTCAAGCTCGGCAAGGAGCGCGAGGACGTCGTCGCCATCACGGCCGCCATGCTCCAGCCGGTCGGCCTCGACAAGTTCGCCAAGGCATTCCCGGACCGGGTCTACGACGTCGGTATCGCCGAGCAGCACGCGGCCGTCTCGGCGGCCGGCCTCGCCACCGGTGGCCTGCACCCCGTCTTCGCCGTGTACGCGACCTTCCTCAACCGCGCCTTCGACCAGGTCCTGATGGACGTGGCGCTGCACAAGTGCGGAGTCACCTTCGTCCTCGACCGGGCCGGCATCACCGGCACCGACGGCGCGTCCCACAACGGCATGTGGGACATGTCGATCCTCCAGGTCGTCCCCGGGCTGCGGCTGGCCGCCCCGCGCGACGCCGACCAGGTCCGCGCCCAGCTCCGCGAGGCCGTCGAGGTCACCGACGCGCCGACCGTGGTCCGCTTCTCCAAGGGCGCGGTCGGTCCCGCCGTACCCGCCGTGGGCCGGATCGGCGGCATGGACGTCCTGCGCGCGCCGGGCACCGACGCCCCGGACGTGCTGCTCGTCTCCGTCGGCGCCCTCGCTCCGATGTGCTTGGAGATCGCCGGGCTCCTCGACAAGCAGGGCATCTCCACGACCGTCGTCGACCCGCGCTGGGTCAAGCCCGTCGACGAGGCCATGGCCCCGCTCGCCGAGCAGCACCGCGTGGTCGTCACCGTCGAGGACAACTCCCGTGTCGGCGGCGTCGGTTCGGCCGTCGCCCAGGCCCTGCGCGACGCGGGCGTGGACGTACCGCTGCGCGACTTCGGCATTCCGCCGCGCTTCCTCGACCACGCCTCCCGCAAGGAGGTGCTGGCCGAGATCGGACTGACCGCACCGGACATCGCCCGGCAGGTCACCGGCCTCGTCTCCAAGCTCGACGGCCTCCCCCACTCTCGGCTCCGCTCGAGCGGGGGGACCCCCACCGAGCAGCCCCACGCCACGGTGGAGTCCGCCCGCGACTGA
- a CDS encoding amino acid permease, with the protein MSSTLFRTKKVEQSILDTEEPEHALKKSLSALDLTVFGVGVIIGTGIFVLTGTVAKNNAGPAVALAFVVAGVVCALAALCYAEFASTVPVAGSAYTFSYASLGELPAWIIGWDLVLEFALGTAVVAVGWSGYIASLLDNAGWHLPASLSGREGADGFGFDILAAALVLVLTGILVIGMKLSARITAVVVAIKVTVVLVVIIAGAFFIVGDNYDPFIPKAQEVPAGGDLQSPLIQLMFGWAPSNFGVMGIFTAASVVFFAFIGFDVVATAAEETRNPQRDMPRGILGSLIICTTLYVAVAIVVTGMQHYTELSVDAPLADAFKATGHPWFAGFISFGAAVGLTTVCMILLLGQTRVFFAMSRDGLLPRFFSHVHPRFKTPHRPTILLGVIIAILAGFTSLSELAELVNIGTLFAFVVVAIGVIILRRTRPELHRSFRTPLVPFLPIVSVLASLWLMLNLPAETWLRFGIWMAIGFLVYFLYGRSHSRLGRGEEATVGEVIKPQRGDTQ; encoded by the coding sequence GTGAGCAGCACCCTCTTCAGGACGAAGAAGGTCGAACAGTCCATCCTCGATACCGAGGAGCCAGAGCACGCGCTCAAGAAATCCTTGTCCGCGCTGGATCTGACCGTCTTCGGCGTCGGTGTCATCATCGGCACCGGCATCTTCGTCCTGACCGGCACGGTCGCCAAGAACAACGCCGGTCCCGCCGTAGCCCTGGCCTTCGTCGTCGCCGGGGTCGTCTGCGCGCTCGCCGCGCTCTGCTACGCCGAGTTCGCCTCCACCGTCCCGGTGGCCGGCTCGGCATACACGTTCTCGTACGCCTCGCTCGGGGAACTGCCCGCCTGGATCATCGGCTGGGACCTCGTGCTGGAGTTCGCGCTCGGCACGGCGGTGGTCGCCGTCGGCTGGTCGGGCTACATCGCCTCGCTGCTGGACAACGCGGGCTGGCACCTGCCGGCTTCCCTCAGCGGCAGAGAGGGGGCCGACGGCTTCGGCTTCGACATCCTCGCCGCCGCCCTCGTGCTGGTCCTCACCGGCATCCTCGTGATCGGCATGAAGCTCTCCGCCCGGATCACCGCGGTCGTCGTCGCCATCAAGGTCACCGTCGTCCTCGTCGTCATCATCGCCGGTGCCTTCTTCATCGTGGGCGACAACTACGACCCGTTCATCCCGAAGGCGCAGGAGGTGCCGGCGGGCGGCGATCTCCAGTCCCCGCTCATCCAGCTGATGTTCGGCTGGGCCCCCTCCAACTTCGGCGTGATGGGCATCTTCACGGCCGCCTCCGTCGTCTTCTTCGCCTTCATCGGCTTCGACGTCGTGGCCACGGCCGCCGAGGAGACCCGCAACCCACAGCGGGACATGCCGCGCGGCATCCTCGGCTCACTGATCATCTGCACCACGCTGTACGTCGCGGTGGCGATCGTCGTGACCGGTATGCAGCACTACACCGAGCTCTCCGTGGACGCCCCGCTCGCCGACGCGTTCAAGGCCACCGGGCACCCCTGGTTCGCGGGCTTCATCAGCTTCGGCGCCGCCGTCGGCCTCACGACGGTCTGCATGATCCTGCTCCTCGGCCAGACCCGGGTCTTCTTCGCGATGAGCCGCGACGGACTGCTGCCGCGCTTCTTCTCGCACGTCCACCCGCGCTTCAAGACCCCGCACCGGCCGACCATCCTGCTCGGCGTGATCATCGCGATCCTCGCGGGCTTCACCAGCCTCAGCGAGCTTGCCGAACTGGTCAACATCGGCACGCTGTTCGCGTTCGTCGTCGTCGCGATCGGCGTGATCATCCTCCGCCGCACCCGCCCCGAACTGCACCGCTCCTTCCGCACCCCGCTGGTGCCGTTCCTGCCGATCGTCTCCGTCCTCGCCTCGCTGTGGCTGATGCTCAACCTGCCCGCCGAGACCTGGCTGCGGTTCGGCATCTGGATGGCGATCGGTTTCCTCGTGTACTTCCTGTACGGCCGCTCCCACAGCCGCCTCGGACGCGGCGAGGAGGCCACGGTCGGCGAGGTCATCAAGCCGCAGCGCGGAGACACGCAGTAG
- a CDS encoding thiolase family protein codes for MPRTVRDVVFVDGVRTPFGKAGPKGIYHETRADDLVVKAIRELLRRNPGLDPKKIDEVAIAATTQIGDQGLTLGRTAGILAGLPQSVPGYSIDRMCAGALTAVTSTAGSIAFGAYDAVIAGGVEHMGRHPMGEGVDPNPRFVSEKLVDESALFMGMTAENLHDRYPHITKQRTDEYAVRSQEKAAKAYANGKIQADLVPISVRRTNAEAGETGWGLVTADEPMRPGTTLENLAGLKTPFRVHGRVTAGNAAGLNDGATASIIASEDFARENNLPVKMRLVSYAFVGVEPEVMGYGPIPATEKALAKAGLSIEDINLFEINEAFAIQVLAFLDHYGIADDDARVNQYGGAIAYGHPLASSGVRLMTQLARQFEEQPEVRYGLTTMCVGFGMGATVIWENPHHKDAGGDK; via the coding sequence GTGCCTCGTACCGTCAGGGACGTCGTCTTCGTCGACGGCGTCCGCACCCCGTTCGGCAAGGCGGGCCCGAAGGGCATCTACCACGAGACCCGTGCCGACGACCTCGTCGTGAAGGCGATCCGGGAGCTGCTGCGCCGCAACCCCGGTCTCGACCCGAAGAAGATCGACGAGGTCGCCATCGCCGCGACCACGCAGATCGGCGACCAGGGCCTGACGCTGGGCCGCACGGCCGGAATCCTGGCCGGGCTGCCGCAGTCCGTGCCGGGTTACTCGATCGACCGCATGTGTGCCGGTGCGCTGACCGCGGTCACCTCGACCGCCGGCTCCATCGCGTTCGGCGCGTACGACGCCGTCATCGCCGGTGGTGTCGAGCACATGGGCCGCCACCCCATGGGCGAGGGCGTGGACCCGAACCCGCGGTTCGTCAGCGAGAAGCTGGTCGACGAGTCCGCCCTGTTCATGGGCATGACCGCCGAGAACCTGCACGACCGCTACCCGCACATCACCAAGCAGCGCACCGACGAGTACGCCGTGCGCTCGCAGGAGAAGGCGGCCAAGGCCTACGCGAACGGCAAGATCCAGGCCGACCTGGTCCCGATCTCCGTACGCCGTACGAACGCCGAGGCGGGCGAGACGGGCTGGGGCCTGGTCACCGCCGACGAGCCGATGCGTCCGGGCACGACGCTGGAGAACCTCGCCGGGCTGAAGACGCCGTTCCGTGTGCACGGGCGGGTCACCGCGGGTAACGCGGCCGGCCTGAACGACGGCGCCACCGCGTCGATCATCGCGTCCGAGGACTTCGCCCGCGAGAACAACCTGCCGGTCAAGATGCGCCTGGTCTCGTACGCCTTCGTGGGCGTCGAGCCCGAGGTGATGGGCTACGGCCCGATCCCGGCCACGGAGAAGGCGCTGGCGAAGGCCGGTCTCTCCATCGAGGACATCAACCTCTTCGAGATCAACGAGGCCTTCGCCATCCAGGTCCTCGCGTTCCTCGACCACTACGGCATCGCCGACGACGACGCGCGCGTCAACCAGTACGGCGGCGCCATCGCGTACGGCCACCCGCTGGCCTCCTCCGGCGTCCGGCTGATGACGCAGCTGGCCCGCCAGTTCGAGGAGCAGCCGGAGGTCCGTTACGGCCTCACCACCATGTGCGTCGGCTTCGGCATGGGCGCCACGGTGATCTGGGAGAACCCGCACCACAAGGACGCCGGAGGCGACAAGTGA
- a CDS encoding sugar ABC transporter permease, with product MSIDKTSATPEDHVVENPEAAAGADVAVDPRLLVRERGFAGYLDEFKRKMRAGDLGSIPVVVGLIVICVIFQSLNSAFLSAENLNNIAVAMVATGMMSVGIIFVLLLGEIDLSVGSVSGVAGAITAVLSVTNGVNEWLSVLIALASGAAIGAIHGFFFARIGAPAFAVTLAGLLFWLGFMLQILGENGTINLDGDGVVGKLTTYYFSDVAAAYGLAVVAVALFFVTSFLDSRRREAAGIPARPLIDIVVRTAILAVVAFAAAIMFNQYKGLPLALLLFVLVLVITDFVLRRTTYGRKIFALGGSVEASRRAGINVTAVRVSVFAIAGFFAAVGGLFWSSKIAAANQSAGAGDLLMNVIAAAVIGGTSLFGGRGRTWNALLGVMVITSIQYGLALEGIATPVQYMITGGVLLATVVIDSITRKTQKTAGRA from the coding sequence GTGAGCATCGACAAGACCTCCGCCACTCCCGAGGACCACGTCGTCGAGAACCCCGAGGCCGCCGCGGGCGCCGATGTCGCCGTCGACCCCCGGCTGCTGGTGCGCGAGCGGGGCTTCGCCGGTTACCTCGACGAGTTCAAGCGCAAGATGCGCGCCGGTGACCTGGGCTCGATCCCGGTCGTCGTCGGTCTGATCGTCATCTGCGTCATCTTCCAGAGCCTCAACTCGGCCTTCCTCTCGGCCGAGAACCTCAACAACATCGCCGTCGCGATGGTCGCCACCGGCATGATGTCCGTCGGCATCATCTTCGTGCTGCTGCTCGGCGAGATCGACCTGTCGGTCGGCTCGGTCAGCGGTGTGGCGGGTGCCATCACCGCCGTGCTCAGCGTCACGAACGGCGTGAACGAGTGGCTGTCGGTCCTCATCGCCCTCGCGAGCGGTGCGGCCATCGGCGCGATCCACGGCTTCTTCTTCGCCAGGATCGGCGCACCCGCCTTCGCGGTCACGCTGGCCGGCCTGCTGTTCTGGCTCGGCTTCATGCTCCAGATCCTGGGCGAGAACGGCACGATCAACCTCGACGGCGACGGCGTGGTCGGCAAGCTGACCACGTACTACTTCTCGGACGTCGCGGCCGCCTACGGGCTCGCGGTGGTCGCGGTGGCGCTCTTCTTCGTCACCTCGTTCCTGGACAGCCGCCGTCGCGAGGCGGCGGGCATCCCGGCCCGGCCGCTCATCGACATCGTGGTGCGCACCGCGATCCTCGCGGTCGTCGCCTTCGCCGCGGCGATCATGTTCAACCAGTACAAGGGTCTGCCCCTGGCGCTGCTGCTGTTCGTCCTGGTCCTGGTGATCACGGACTTCGTGCTGCGCCGCACGACCTACGGCCGCAAGATCTTCGCGCTCGGCGGCAGCGTCGAGGCGTCCCGTCGTGCCGGTATCAACGTCACGGCGGTACGGGTCTCGGTCTTCGCCATCGCGGGCTTCTTCGCCGCGGTGGGCGGTCTGTTCTGGTCCTCGAAGATCGCGGCGGCCAACCAGAGCGCCGGTGCGGGTGACCTTCTGATGAACGTCATCGCGGCGGCGGTCATCGGTGGCACCAGCCTCTTCGGCGGACGCGGGCGTACGTGGAACGCGCTGCTCGGTGTCATGGTGATCACGTCGATCCAGTACGGTCTGGCCCTTGAGGGCATCGCCACGCCGGTTCAGTACATGATCACTGGTGGTGTGCTTCTGGCCACGGTTGTCATCGACTCCATCACCCGCAAGACCCAGAAGACCGCCGGTCGCGCGTAG
- a CDS encoding LacI family DNA-binding transcriptional regulator encodes MTTPPRVTIKDVAARAGVSKGAVSLAFNHKPGLADATRDRIFEAARELGWAPNLAARSLSNRRVDVIGLAICRPAKLLGLEPFYMEFISGVESVLTEHSCSLLLRLVRTVEEEVGLQDSWWRGKQISGSILVDFRADDPRVPAVERLGMPVVAVGHPSLTGGLTSVWTDDATAVTEAVRYLAALGHRRVARVGGAAALGHTAIRTAAFDEAARVLELAGAQQVATDFSGDAGARATRWLLTAAAGDRPTAIVYDNDIMAVAGLSVAAEMGLSVPGDVSLLAWDDSQLCRLTHPTLSAMSHDVHGFGADVARTLFGVVTGEGGGGSHPVPTPVLTPRGSTAPPR; translated from the coding sequence ATGACGACACCACCCCGCGTCACGATCAAGGACGTCGCGGCCCGCGCCGGGGTGTCCAAGGGGGCCGTGTCGCTCGCCTTCAACCACAAGCCGGGGCTCGCCGACGCGACCCGGGACCGGATCTTCGAGGCGGCGCGCGAGTTGGGCTGGGCGCCCAACCTCGCCGCCCGGTCGCTCTCCAATCGGCGCGTGGATGTGATCGGCCTCGCCATCTGCCGGCCGGCGAAGCTGCTCGGGCTCGAACCGTTCTACATGGAGTTCATCTCGGGTGTGGAGAGCGTGCTGACCGAGCACTCGTGCTCCCTGCTGCTGCGGCTCGTGCGCACGGTGGAGGAGGAGGTCGGGCTCCAGGACTCCTGGTGGCGGGGCAAGCAGATCAGCGGGTCGATCCTGGTCGACTTCCGGGCCGACGATCCGCGCGTGCCCGCCGTCGAGCGGCTCGGCATGCCCGTCGTGGCCGTCGGACACCCCTCGCTCACCGGCGGCCTCACCTCCGTGTGGACCGACGACGCGACCGCCGTCACCGAGGCCGTGCGGTATCTCGCGGCGCTCGGGCATCGGCGGGTCGCCCGGGTCGGCGGTGCGGCCGCGCTCGGCCACACGGCGATCCGTACCGCCGCGTTCGACGAGGCGGCGCGGGTCCTTGAGCTGGCCGGGGCCCAGCAGGTGGCCACGGATTTCTCGGGGGACGCGGGGGCGAGGGCGACGCGGTGGCTGCTGACCGCCGCAGCGGGTGATCGGCCTACGGCGATCGTGTACGACAACGACATCATGGCGGTGGCTGGTCTTTCGGTGGCCGCGGAGATGGGGCTGTCGGTGCCGGGCGATGTGTCGCTGCTCGCCTGGGACGACTCCCAGCTGTGCCGGCTGACGCATCCGACGCTGTCCGCGATGAGCCATGACGTGCATGGGTTCGGGGCCGACGTTGCTCGAACGTTGTTCGGCGTCGTCACGGGGGAAGGGGGTGGGGGGTCGCATCCGGTGCCTACGCCCGTGCTGACCCCCCGGGGGTCCACGGCGCCGCCGCGGTAG
- a CDS encoding 3-hydroxyacyl-CoA dehydrogenase NAD-binding domain-containing protein, with translation MSTTELLKGAAELFPDEVVTSAHVRHLDLPFGAGRFALITLDNGLDHTKPTTFGPASLANLDAAIDQVEKEAAAGEIIGAGVTGKPFIFAVGADLKGVELLKDHKDALAIGKGGHEVFKRLAALSVPTFAYYNGAAMGGGVEVGLHCTYRTVSKALPAFSLPEVFLGLVPGWGGCTLLPNLIGAERAVSVIIENSLNQNKQLKGQQVFDLGIADALFEGADFLEQSLIWTAQVLKGDVKVERPAVDRGEAWDQAVAKGRFVADSKVHGAAPAAYRALDIIAAAKNGDLQQGYDAEDVALADLIMGGELRAGIYAFNLVQKRGKRPAGAPDKNLARPVTKVGVVGAGLMASQLALLFLRRLEVPVVLTDIDQERVDKGVGYVHAEIDKLLLKSRINQDKANRLKALVTGVLDKAEGFSDADFIIEAVFEEIGVKQQVFAEVEAVAPAHAILATNTSSLSVTEMASKLKNPERVVGFHFFNPVAILPLLEIVRGEATDDASLATAFAVAKKLKKTAVLVKDAPAFVVNRILTRFMGEIQNVIDEGTSVEVAEKAVEPLGLPMSPLVLLELVGPAIGLHVSETLNRAFPERFTVSSNLAAVVKAGKRGFYVYDSGKPELDPEVAALLKQGDVVLTEEQVRERVLDAVAQEIGLMLDEGVVAEAQDVDLCLITGAGWPFHLGGITPYLDREGVSERVNGKPFLARGVASVPA, from the coding sequence GTGAGCACCACTGAACTCCTGAAGGGCGCGGCCGAGCTGTTCCCCGACGAGGTCGTGACGTCGGCGCACGTACGCCACCTCGACCTGCCGTTCGGCGCCGGGCGCTTCGCGCTCATCACGCTGGACAACGGCCTCGACCACACCAAGCCGACCACCTTCGGCCCGGCCTCGCTGGCGAACCTCGACGCCGCGATCGACCAGGTCGAGAAGGAGGCCGCGGCCGGCGAGATCATCGGCGCCGGTGTCACCGGCAAGCCGTTCATCTTCGCGGTCGGCGCGGACCTCAAGGGCGTCGAGCTCCTGAAGGACCACAAGGACGCGCTGGCCATCGGCAAGGGCGGCCACGAGGTCTTCAAGCGACTCGCGGCCCTCTCGGTCCCGACCTTCGCGTACTACAACGGCGCGGCCATGGGCGGCGGCGTCGAGGTCGGTCTGCACTGCACCTACCGGACCGTCTCGAAGGCCCTGCCGGCCTTCTCGCTGCCCGAGGTGTTCCTGGGCCTGGTCCCGGGCTGGGGCGGCTGCACGCTGCTCCCGAACCTCATCGGCGCCGAGCGTGCCGTGAGCGTGATCATCGAGAACTCGCTCAACCAGAACAAGCAGCTCAAGGGCCAGCAGGTCTTCGACCTCGGGATCGCCGACGCCCTCTTCGAGGGTGCGGACTTCCTGGAACAGTCGCTGATCTGGACCGCCCAGGTCCTGAAGGGTGACGTCAAGGTCGAGCGTCCGGCCGTCGACCGCGGCGAGGCCTGGGACCAGGCCGTCGCCAAGGGCCGCTTCGTCGCGGACAGCAAGGTGCACGGGGCGGCCCCGGCCGCGTACCGCGCGCTGGACATCATCGCCGCGGCGAAGAACGGTGACCTGCAGCAGGGTTACGACGCCGAGGACGTGGCCCTCGCCGACCTGATCATGGGTGGCGAACTGCGCGCCGGCATCTACGCGTTCAACCTCGTACAGAAGCGCGGCAAGCGCCCCGCGGGTGCCCCGGACAAGAACCTGGCCCGCCCGGTCACCAAGGTCGGTGTCGTGGGCGCCGGTCTGATGGCCTCGCAGCTCGCCCTGCTCTTCCTGCGCCGCCTGGAGGTGCCGGTCGTGCTGACCGACATCGACCAGGAGCGCGTCGACAAGGGTGTGGGCTACGTCCACGCCGAGATCGACAAGCTGCTGCTGAAGTCCCGTATCAACCAGGACAAGGCCAACCGCCTGAAGGCCCTGGTCACCGGTGTGCTGGACAAGGCCGAGGGCTTCTCCGACGCCGACTTCATCATCGAGGCCGTCTTCGAGGAGATCGGCGTCAAGCAGCAGGTGTTCGCGGAGGTCGAGGCGGTCGCCCCGGCGCACGCGATCCTCGCCACCAACACCTCGTCCCTCTCCGTGACGGAGATGGCGTCGAAGCTGAAGAACCCCGAGCGGGTCGTGGGCTTCCACTTCTTCAACCCGGTCGCGATCCTGCCGCTCCTGGAGATTGTGCGGGGCGAGGCGACGGACGACGCCTCGCTGGCCACGGCCTTCGCCGTCGCCAAGAAGCTGAAGAAGACCGCGGTTCTGGTGAAGGACGCCCCGGCGTTCGTCGTGAACCGCATCCTCACGCGCTTCATGGGCGAGATCCAGAACGTCATCGACGAGGGCACGTCCGTCGAGGTCGCGGAGAAGGCGGTGGAGCCGCTGGGTCTGCCGATGTCTCCGCTGGTGCTCCTCGAACTGGTCGGTCCGGCGATCGGTCTGCACGTCTCCGAGACGCTGAACCGGGCCTTCCCGGAGCGCTTCACGGTCTCCTCGAACCTCGCGGCCGTCGTCAAGGCGGGCAAGCGTGGCTTCTACGTGTACGACTCCGGGAAGCCGGAGCTGGACCCGGAGGTCGCCGCGCTGCTGAAGCAGGGCGATGTCGTGCTGACCGAGGAGCAGGTGCGCGAGCGCGTCCTCGACGCCGTTGCCCAGGAGATCGGGCTCATGCTCGACGAGGGTGTCGTGGCCGAGGCCCAGGATGTCGACCTGTGCCTGATCACCGGCGCCGGCTGGCCCTTCCACCTGGGTGGGATCACGCCCTACCTGGACCGTGAGGGTGTCTCCGAGCGGGTCAACGGGAAGCCGTTCCTGGCGCGGGGTGTGGCGAGCGTCCCCGCGTAA
- a CDS encoding NTP pyrophosphohydrolase, whose product MDAPLLVIVDAANVVGSVPDGWWRDRRGAAERLRDLLVPYATDGLPGHPGPLELVLVVEGGARGIASVPGVRVDEAPGSGDDRIVEVTAEAADRPRLVVTADRELRRRVSELGAEVTGPRTVRP is encoded by the coding sequence ATGGACGCCCCGCTGCTCGTGATCGTCGACGCCGCCAATGTGGTCGGGTCCGTACCCGACGGCTGGTGGCGCGACCGCCGGGGCGCCGCGGAGCGCCTGCGGGACCTGCTCGTCCCGTACGCCACCGACGGGCTGCCGGGGCACCCGGGCCCCCTGGAGCTGGTCCTCGTGGTCGAGGGAGGCGCTCGCGGCATCGCCTCCGTTCCGGGCGTACGGGTCGACGAGGCGCCCGGCAGCGGCGACGACCGCATCGTGGAAGTGACCGCCGAAGCCGCGGACCGTCCGCGCCTGGTGGTCACGGCCGACCGTGAACTGCGCCGCCGGGTGAGCGAGTTGGGCGCGGAGGTCACGGGCCCTCGCACGGTCCGCCCCTAG
- a CDS encoding ATP-binding cassette domain-containing protein, with translation MVNVSATPVLALRGVSKRFGAVQALTDVELEVHAGEVVALVGDNGAGKSTLVKTIAGVHPIDEGVIEWDGRTVQINKPHDAQNLGIATVYQDLALCDNIDVVGNLYLGRELQKRGVLDEVEMERRSRELLQTLSIRIPSVRIPIASLSGGQRQTVAIARSMLGAPKLVILDEPTAALGVEQTAQVLDLVERLRERGHAVLLISHNMADVKAVADKVAVLRLGRNNGVFEVKTTSQEEIISAITGATDNAVTRRAARSNGEAQK, from the coding sequence ATGGTTAACGTGTCCGCTACGCCTGTCCTGGCGTTGCGCGGGGTCTCGAAGCGGTTCGGTGCCGTCCAGGCGCTCACCGACGTAGAGCTCGAGGTCCACGCCGGCGAGGTGGTCGCCCTGGTCGGCGACAACGGCGCCGGAAAATCCACGCTGGTGAAGACGATCGCCGGCGTGCACCCCATCGATGAGGGCGTCATCGAATGGGACGGCAGGACCGTCCAGATCAACAAGCCGCACGACGCCCAGAACCTGGGCATCGCGACCGTCTACCAGGACCTCGCGCTGTGCGACAACATCGACGTCGTCGGGAACCTCTATCTGGGCCGTGAGCTGCAGAAGCGCGGCGTCCTGGACGAGGTCGAGATGGAGCGCCGCTCCCGCGAGCTGCTCCAGACGCTGTCGATCCGCATCCCCAGCGTGCGCATCCCGATCGCCTCGCTCTCCGGCGGTCAGCGCCAGACGGTGGCCATCGCCCGCTCCATGCTCGGCGCGCCCAAGCTGGTCATCCTCGACGAGCCCACCGCGGCCCTCGGTGTCGAGCAGACCGCCCAGGTCCTCGACCTGGTCGAGCGGCTGCGCGAGCGCGGCCACGCGGTCCTGCTCATCAGCCACAACATGGCCGACGTCAAGGCCGTCGCCGACAAGGTGGCCGTGCTCCGGCTCGGCCGCAACAACGGTGTGTTCGAGGTCAAGACCACCTCGCAGGAAGAGATCATCTCCGCCATCACCGGTGCCACGGACAACGCCGTGACCCGTCGTGCGGCGCGCAGCAACGGGGAGGCTCAGAAGTGA